A stretch of the Solanum dulcamara chromosome 6, daSolDulc1.2, whole genome shotgun sequence genome encodes the following:
- the LOC129893246 gene encoding vesicle-associated protein 4-1-like isoform X1 — protein sequence MTTTHHSHASYASLARPPPLLNALVIDYQKTKKVPNRATTTMALANEKSLSDGKIWGLCKLPFWHTTSSSVAATSSSSVASSSSSFRQHQQQHHNGISVDHHSNIPASLNVSSVAKSLLPTRRKLSLDPQNKLYFPYEPGKQVKSAIRIKNISKNPVAFKFQTTGPKSCYMRPPGGILAPDDSLIATVFKFVEPPGNNEKQVGKKSRVKFKVMSLKVKEDVDYVPELFDERKDEVAVEQVLGVVFLDAERPCPALEKLNRQLAEAEAEVEARKRPPEDTGPKIVGEGLVIDEWKERRERYLARQQVDGVDSV from the exons ATGACAACAACCCATCATTCCCACGCATCCTATGCCTCCCTAGCCCGACCCCCACCCCTCCTAAATGCTCTAGTTATAGACTACCAGAAAACCAAAAAAGTGCCTAACAGAGCTACAACAACAATGGCACTTGCTAATGAAAAATCTCTATCTGATGGCAAGATTTGGGGTCTTTGTAAACTTCCATTTTGGCATACAACTAGTAGCTCTGTCGCtgctacttcttcttcttctgttgcGTCTTCTTCATCCTCTTTTAGGCAACACCAACAACAGCACCACAATGGCATTTCTGTGGATCATCACTCTAATATTCCTGCTTCACTTAATGTCTCTTCTGTAGCAAAATCACTTCTTCCAACTCGTCGCAAGCTAAGCCTTGATCCACAAAACAAGCTTTACTTTCCAT ATGAGCCTGGTAAACAAGTCAAGAGTGCTATTagaatcaagaacattagcaAGAATCCTGTGGCCTTCAAG TTTCAAACAACTGGGCCAAAAAGTTGTTACATGCGGCCACCAGGAGGTATTCTTGCTCCTGATGATAGTCTCATTGCAACTG TTTTCAAATTCGTCGAGCCACCTGGTAATAACGAGAAACAAGTTGGCAAGAAGAGCAGGGTCAAGTTCAAAGTCATGAGCTTAAAAGTAAAAGAGGACGTGGATTATGTGCCGGAGCTG TTTGACGAAAGAAAAGATGAAGTGGCAGTTGAACAAGTATTAGGTGTTGTTTTCCTTGATGCTGAACGCCCTTGCCCT GCACTCGAGAAACTTAACCGCCAGCTAGCTGAAGCTGAGGCTGAGGTCGAGGCACGCAAAAGGCCTCCAGAAGATACAGGTCCAAAGATTGTTGGAGAAGGTCTTGTTATTGACGAATGG aaagaaagaagggaaaggTATCTCGCGAGGCAACAGGTTGATGGAGTTGATTCAGTATAA
- the LOC129893246 gene encoding vesicle-associated protein 4-3-like isoform X2, with protein sequence MTTTHHSHASYASLARPPPLLNALVIDYQKTKKVPNRATTTMALANEKSLSDGKIWGLCKLPFWHTTSSSVAATSSSSVASSSSSFRQHQQQHHNGISVDHHSNIPASLNVSSVAKSLLPTRRKLSLDPQNKLYFPYEPGKQVKSAIRIKNISKNPVAFKFQTTGPKSCYMRPPGGILAPDDSLIATVFKFVEPPGNNEKQVGKKSRVKFKVMSLKVKEDVDYVPELFDERKDEVAVEQVLGVVFLDAERPCPVSTRET encoded by the exons ATGACAACAACCCATCATTCCCACGCATCCTATGCCTCCCTAGCCCGACCCCCACCCCTCCTAAATGCTCTAGTTATAGACTACCAGAAAACCAAAAAAGTGCCTAACAGAGCTACAACAACAATGGCACTTGCTAATGAAAAATCTCTATCTGATGGCAAGATTTGGGGTCTTTGTAAACTTCCATTTTGGCATACAACTAGTAGCTCTGTCGCtgctacttcttcttcttctgttgcGTCTTCTTCATCCTCTTTTAGGCAACACCAACAACAGCACCACAATGGCATTTCTGTGGATCATCACTCTAATATTCCTGCTTCACTTAATGTCTCTTCTGTAGCAAAATCACTTCTTCCAACTCGTCGCAAGCTAAGCCTTGATCCACAAAACAAGCTTTACTTTCCAT ATGAGCCTGGTAAACAAGTCAAGAGTGCTATTagaatcaagaacattagcaAGAATCCTGTGGCCTTCAAG TTTCAAACAACTGGGCCAAAAAGTTGTTACATGCGGCCACCAGGAGGTATTCTTGCTCCTGATGATAGTCTCATTGCAACTG TTTTCAAATTCGTCGAGCCACCTGGTAATAACGAGAAACAAGTTGGCAAGAAGAGCAGGGTCAAGTTCAAAGTCATGAGCTTAAAAGTAAAAGAGGACGTGGATTATGTGCCGGAGCTG TTTGACGAAAGAAAAGATGAAGTGGCAGTTGAACAAGTATTAGGTGTTGTTTTCCTTGATGCTGAACGCCCTTGCCCTGTAA GCACTCGAGAAACTTAA